The following coding sequences are from one Acipenser ruthenus chromosome 7, fAciRut3.2 maternal haplotype, whole genome shotgun sequence window:
- the LOC117414587 gene encoding uncharacterized PPE family protein PPE40-like: MASQATSPFKDQKSRPGFWPLTGAPNGPTGHCGVKPSSINHRNVVAGNADIGKAGSSSLGNPGIGNAASGTTGSGTAVSGNADRGKAGSSSWGNPGSGNTASGNAGSGNADSDNAGSGNTDRSKAGSSSKGKLASENATSDNAGSGNADSGVAHSGCVGGAGSSNATLSVGHSSSGGGAAYSGSDGAGSGNSDICMGHSAVAAAKALKDPLAVTNRHSRVVTNRHPRALQAWSHRALQA; encoded by the coding sequence ATGGCCTCACAGGCCACCTCCCCCTTTAAGGACCAAAAGTCTCGGCCCGGGTTCTGGCCCCTGACTGGAGCTCCTAATGGGCCTACGGGCCACTGCGGTGTGAAGCCTTCCTCCATTAACCACCGCAATGTTGTCGCCGGCAATGCTGACATTGGTAAGGCTGGCTCTTCCAGCCTGGGCAATCCTGGCATCGGAAATGCTGCTAGTGGCACCACTGGTAGTGGCACtgctgtcagtggaaatgctgacaggGGCAAGGCAGGCTCCTCCAGCTGGGGCAATCCTGGCAGTGGAAATactgccagtggcaatgctggtagtggcaatgctgacagtgaCAATGCTGGTAGCGGAAATACTGACAGgtccaaggctggctcctccagcaaaggcaaACTTGCCAGCGAAAATGCTACCAGTGACaacgctggcagcggcaatgctgacagtGGTGTGGCGCACTCTGGATGCGTCGGTGGCGCTGGCAGTAGTAATGCTACCCTCAGCGTGGGACACTCCagcagtggtggtggcgctgcGTACTCCGGCAGTGATGGCGCTGGCAGTGGAAATTCTGACATCTGCATGGGACACTCGGCAGTGGCAGCGGCCAAAGCACTGAAAGACCCTCTGGCGGTGACAAACAGACATTCCCGGgtggtgacgaacaggcatcctcGGGCACTGCAAGCTTGGAGTCACCGGGCGTTGCAGGCTTGA